From a single Pseudomonas sp. A34-9 genomic region:
- a CDS encoding CoA transferase subunit B, translating to MALTREQMAQRVAREMQDGFYVNLGIGIPTLVANYIPDGMEVMLQSENGLLGMGPFPTEDTIDADMINAGKQTVTARIGASIFNSAESFAMIRGGHVDLTVLGAFEVDVEGNIASWMIPGKLVKGMGGAMDLVAGADNIIVIMTHASKDGESKLLSKCSLPLTGAGCIKRVLTDLAYLEIENGAFVLKERAPGVSVEEIVAKTAGKLIVPDHVPEMQFAAQ from the coding sequence ATGGCACTTACCCGCGAACAAATGGCTCAGCGCGTCGCCCGCGAAATGCAGGACGGCTTTTATGTGAACCTCGGCATCGGCATTCCGACCCTGGTCGCCAACTACATTCCCGACGGCATGGAAGTCATGCTGCAATCGGAAAACGGCCTGCTCGGCATGGGCCCGTTTCCGACCGAAGACACCATCGATGCCGACATGATCAACGCCGGCAAACAGACCGTGACCGCACGCATCGGCGCGTCGATTTTCAACTCCGCGGAATCCTTTGCGATGATTCGCGGTGGCCATGTCGACCTGACCGTGCTTGGCGCGTTCGAAGTCGACGTCGAAGGCAACATCGCCTCGTGGATGATCCCCGGCAAACTGGTCAAGGGCATGGGCGGCGCGATGGATCTGGTGGCCGGCGCCGACAACATCATCGTGATCATGACCCACGCATCGAAGGACGGTGAGTCCAAGCTGCTGTCCAAATGCAGCCTGCCGCTGACTGGCGCCGGCTGCATCAAGCGCGTGCTGACCGACCTCGCCTACCTGGAAATCGAAAATGGCGCTTTTGTCCTCAAGGAACGCGCACCTGGCGTCAGCGTCGAGGAAATCGTCGCCAAAACCGCTGGTAAACTGATCGTCCCGGATCACGTACCGGAAATGCAGTTCGCTGCCCAGTGA
- a CDS encoding LysR family transcriptional regulator: MTIKQIRAFLAVAQSLSFAVACERLHLSQSALSLTIKALEEGLGGRLFSRNTRNVAMTAEGESLLPLARRLIADWDNAEDEMRQRFSLQRGRVTLAAMPSFAGNLLPPILKTFRARYPNVNVTVNDVINEQVLEMVRDRQVELGVAFEPMQNTSMTFTPLYRDRFVAVVSKDSPLAQRSEIDWQTLLQESFITLQRPSTVRVMLEEHLQARGMKLPVEFESHQLATVGRMVASGLGVSAVPALCAEQMQELGGHCLTLDDSVERAIGVLTEPGNELSAAAQALFDILKAEDLGRL; encoded by the coding sequence ATGACCATCAAACAGATTCGCGCCTTCCTCGCTGTGGCCCAGAGCCTGAGTTTCGCCGTGGCCTGCGAGCGTCTGCACCTGTCGCAATCGGCGTTGAGCCTGACCATCAAAGCGCTGGAAGAGGGCCTGGGCGGGCGCCTGTTCAGCCGCAACACGCGCAACGTCGCGATGACTGCGGAAGGCGAATCGCTGCTGCCGCTGGCGCGACGGCTAATTGCCGACTGGGACAACGCCGAAGACGAAATGCGTCAACGCTTCAGCTTGCAGCGCGGGCGGGTAACGCTGGCGGCGATGCCGTCGTTTGCCGGCAACCTGCTGCCGCCGATCCTCAAGACGTTTCGTGCGCGCTATCCGAACGTCAATGTCACCGTCAATGACGTGATCAACGAGCAAGTGCTGGAAATGGTCCGTGACCGTCAGGTTGAACTGGGGGTGGCGTTCGAGCCGATGCAAAACACGTCGATGACGTTTACGCCGCTGTACAGGGATCGCTTCGTCGCGGTGGTGTCGAAGGATTCGCCGTTGGCGCAGCGCAGCGAGATCGATTGGCAGACGTTATTGCAGGAGTCGTTCATCACCTTGCAGCGGCCATCAACGGTGCGGGTGATGCTCGAAGAACACTTGCAGGCGCGGGGCATGAAGTTGCCGGTGGAGTTTGAAAGCCATCAATTGGCAACAGTCGGGCGGATGGTCGCCAGTGGGCTGGGTGTCAGCGCCGTCCCGGCGTTGTGCGCCGAGCAGATGCAGGAGTTGGGTGGCCATTGCCTGACGCTGGATGATTCGGTGGAGCGAGCCATCGGCGTGCTGACCGAGCCGGGCAATGAACTGTCGGCAGCGGCGCAGGCGTTGTTCGATATTCTCAAGGCTGAAGATCTGGGGCGGCTGTGA
- a CDS encoding CoA transferase subunit A, translating into MAGFDKRVSSYEEALAGLEDGMTVIAGGFGLCGIPENLIAEIKRKGTRDLTVVSNNCGVDGFGLGVLLTDRQISKVIASYVGENKLFEEQLLKGDIEVILTPQGTLAEKMRAGGAGIPAFFTATGVGTPVAEGKEVREFKGRKYLMEESITGDFAIVKGWKADHFGNVIYRHTAQNFNPLAATAGKITVVEVEEIVEPGELDPSQIHTPGIYVDRVICGTFEKRIEQRTIRK; encoded by the coding sequence ATGGCAGGTTTCGACAAGCGCGTGAGTTCCTACGAGGAAGCCCTGGCCGGGCTTGAAGACGGCATGACCGTTATCGCCGGCGGCTTCGGTCTGTGCGGCATTCCGGAAAACCTGATCGCCGAGATCAAGCGCAAAGGCACCCGCGACCTCACCGTCGTCTCCAACAACTGCGGCGTCGACGGTTTCGGCCTCGGCGTGCTGCTCACCGATCGTCAGATCAGCAAAGTCATCGCCTCCTACGTCGGCGAAAACAAGCTGTTCGAAGAGCAACTGCTCAAGGGCGACATCGAAGTCATCCTGACCCCGCAAGGCACCCTCGCCGAGAAAATGCGCGCAGGCGGCGCCGGCATTCCGGCCTTCTTCACCGCCACCGGCGTCGGCACCCCCGTCGCCGAAGGCAAGGAAGTGCGCGAGTTCAAGGGTCGCAAGTACCTGATGGAAGAATCCATCACCGGCGACTTCGCCATCGTCAAAGGCTGGAAAGCCGACCACTTCGGCAATGTCATCTACCGTCACACCGCGCAGAACTTCAACCCACTGGCCGCCACCGCCGGCAAAATCACCGTGGTTGAAGTCGAAGAAATCGTCGAACCCGGCGAACTCGATCCCTCGCAGATCCACACCCCGGGCATCTACGTCGATCGGGTCATTTGCGGCACGTTCGAAAAACGCATCGAACAGCGCACCATCCGCAAATAA
- the cobF gene encoding precorrin-6A synthase (deacetylating), which translates to MKQLLVIGIGAGNPDYITMQAVKALNRVDVFFLMDKGQSKDTLIDLRRDMCERYIDDPDYRFVEAHSPERERGDIDYTASVDDLNRAKQKTFERLINEELSDGQCGGFLVWGDPALYDSTVRILQAILASGTCVFEFDVIPGITSVQALAAQHKVPLNTIGRSIEITTGRRLAAGQVSDTDSLVVMLDAEDAYQRVADQQTEIYWGAYLGTPDEILIRGRLADVAEEIERVRKVARAEHGWIMDTYLLRKP; encoded by the coding sequence ATGAAACAACTGCTGGTGATCGGCATCGGTGCCGGCAATCCCGACTACATCACGATGCAGGCGGTGAAGGCGCTGAACCGGGTCGATGTGTTCTTCCTGATGGATAAAGGCCAGAGCAAGGACACGTTGATCGACCTGCGTCGCGACATGTGTGAGCGCTACATCGACGACCCTGACTATCGCTTCGTCGAAGCTCACAGCCCGGAACGCGAGCGCGGCGATATCGACTACACGGCCAGTGTCGATGACTTGAACCGTGCCAAGCAGAAAACCTTCGAACGCCTTATCAATGAGGAATTGTCCGACGGCCAGTGCGGTGGTTTCCTGGTGTGGGGCGACCCGGCGTTGTACGACAGCACCGTGCGTATCCTCCAGGCCATTCTGGCCTCGGGCACGTGCGTCTTCGAGTTTGACGTGATTCCCGGGATCACCAGCGTTCAGGCGTTGGCGGCGCAGCACAAGGTGCCGCTGAACACGATCGGTCGTTCCATCGAAATCACCACCGGGCGGCGTTTGGCGGCAGGGCAGGTGAGTGATACGGACAGTCTGGTGGTGATGCTCGATGCCGAGGATGCGTATCAGCGGGTCGCCGATCAGCAGACCGAGATTTACTGGGGGGCTTACCTGGGCACGCCGGATGAGATTCTGATCAGGGGCAGGCTGGCGGATGTCGCGGAGGAAATCGAGCGGGTGCGCAAGGTGGCGCGGGCGGAACATGGGTGGATCATGGATACGTACTTGCTGCGTAAGCCCTAG
- a CDS encoding acetyl-CoA C-acetyltransferase, whose amino-acid sequence MQDVVIVAATRTAIGSFQGSLASVSAVDLGAAVIRQLLEQTGLDGAQVDEVIMGQVLTAGAGQNPARQAAIKAGLPHAVPAMTLNKVCGSGLKALHLGAQAIRCGDADVIIAGGQENMSLSNYVMPGARTGLRMGHAQIVDTMISDGLWDAFNDYHMGITAENLVDKYEISREQQDAFAAASQQKAAAAIEAGRFVDEITPILIPQRKGDPVAFKVDEQPRGDTTAQSLAKLRPAFKKDGSVTAGNASSLNDGAAAVILMSAEKAKSLGLPVLATIAAYANAGVDPAIMGIGPVSATRRCLDKAGWDIGQLDLIEANEAFAAQSLAVAKDLQWDLDKVNVNGGAIALGHPIGASGCRVLVTLVHEMIKRDAKKGLATLCIGGGQGVALALERA is encoded by the coding sequence ATGCAAGACGTCGTAATTGTTGCCGCCACGCGTACCGCGATCGGCAGTTTCCAGGGTTCCCTGGCCAGCGTGTCCGCCGTTGATCTGGGCGCGGCGGTGATCCGCCAATTGCTCGAACAGACCGGGCTGGACGGTGCGCAGGTCGATGAAGTGATTATGGGCCAGGTGCTGACCGCCGGCGCCGGCCAGAACCCGGCGCGTCAGGCTGCGATCAAGGCTGGCCTGCCGCACGCAGTACCTGCCATGACCCTGAACAAGGTGTGCGGTTCGGGCCTCAAAGCCCTGCACCTCGGTGCACAGGCGATCCGTTGCGGCGACGCTGACGTGATCATCGCCGGTGGCCAGGAAAACATGAGCCTGTCCAACTACGTCATGCCGGGCGCACGCACCGGTCTGCGCATGGGCCACGCGCAAATCGTCGACACCATGATCAGCGATGGCTTGTGGGATGCGTTCAACGACTACCACATGGGCATCACTGCCGAGAACCTGGTCGACAAATATGAGATCAGCCGTGAGCAGCAAGATGCTTTCGCCGCCGCTTCTCAGCAGAAAGCCGCTGCCGCCATTGAGGCCGGTCGCTTTGTCGATGAGATCACGCCGATCCTGATCCCGCAGCGCAAAGGCGATCCGGTTGCCTTCAAGGTCGACGAACAGCCACGTGGCGACACCACTGCCCAATCCCTGGCAAAACTGCGCCCGGCGTTCAAGAAGGACGGCAGTGTCACTGCGGGCAACGCCTCGTCGCTGAACGATGGCGCTGCCGCCGTGATTCTGATGAGCGCAGAGAAAGCCAAATCCCTCGGCCTGCCCGTACTGGCCACCATCGCCGCTTATGCCAACGCAGGCGTCGATCCGGCGATCATGGGCATCGGCCCGGTATCGGCGACCCGTCGCTGCCTCGACAAGGCCGGCTGGGATATCGGCCAGCTCGACCTGATCGAAGCCAACGAAGCCTTCGCCGCACAATCGCTGGCAGTGGCCAAGGATCTGCAATGGGATCTGGACAAGGTCAACGTCAACGGCGGCGCCATCGCGTTGGGCCATCCGATCGGTGCATCGGGTTGCCGCGTGCTGGTGACGCTGGTGCATGAAATGATCAAGCGTGATGCGAAAAAGGGTCTGGCGACCCTGTGCATCGGCGGCGGTCAGGGTGTGGCGCTGGCGCTGGAACGCGCATAA
- a CDS encoding IS3 family transposase (programmed frameshift) translates to MTRRYFSTDFKRDAACLVLDKDYSVSEACEAMGVGPTALRRWVEQLRQERNGKTPERSKAMTPDQQRIQELEAKIRRIEREKENLKKGYSSLDVGFPRSIRLVEELSEQYPRTELCGVFGINRSSFYDRLKQGTKVDVERDRLKIKAVELHQQSRGSMGARGLSEALRNEKESVGRYMARSLMREIGLKSQQRRRHRYKPSGAEAQYAPNHLERKFNVEAPNQVWCGDVTYIWAGTYWVYLAAVLDLHARRIVGWAMSRSPDSALTCQALKVAFESRGRPENLMFHSDQGCHYSSKMFRETLSDMRIKQSMSRRGNCWDNAPMERFFGSLKSEWIPKAGYRNEDEASTDVLRYLTHYYNRIRLHSHNGYRTPVAMEALAA, encoded by the exons TTGACTAGACGGTACTTTTCGACAGATTTCAAACGGGACGCGGCTTGCTTGGTACTGGATAAAGATTATTCAGTAAGTGAGGCCTGCGAAGCGATGGGGGTGGGCCCGACCGCTCTGCGCCGCTGGGTTGAGCAGTTGCGCCAGGAGCGCAACGGCAAGACGCCCGAAAGATCCAAGGCCATGACACCCGATCAACAACGCATTCAGGAACTGGAAGCAAAAATCCGACGGATTGAGCGTGAGAAAGAAA ATCTTAAAAAAGGCTACAGCTCTCTTGATGTCGGATTCCCTCGATCGATAAGGCTGGTCGAGGAGTTAAGCGAGCAATATCCAAGAACCGAGTTGTGTGGTGTGTTTGGAATCAACCGCAGCAGTTTTTACGACCGGTTGAAACAGGGCACAAAAGTTGATGTTGAACGCGATCGCCTCAAGATCAAGGCTGTTGAACTGCATCAGCAAAGTCGCGGTTCGATGGGCGCGCGAGGCCTGTCAGAGGCGTTGCGTAACGAAAAGGAGTCTGTAGGTCGCTACATGGCTCGTAGCCTGATGCGCGAAATTGGATTAAAGAGCCAGCAACGGCGCAGGCATCGTTACAAACCCAGCGGCGCGGAGGCTCAATACGCCCCTAACCATTTGGAGCGTAAATTCAACGTCGAGGCGCCCAATCAAGTGTGGTGTGGCGACGTGACTTACATCTGGGCGGGTACTTACTGGGTTTATCTGGCTGCGGTACTTGATCTGCATGCCCGACGCATCGTCGGCTGGGCGATGTCCCGAAGCCCGGATTCAGCACTAACCTGTCAAGCCTTGAAGGTGGCTTTCGAGTCGCGAGGACGGCCTGAAAACTTAATGTTCCATTCGGATCAGGGCTGTCATTACAGCAGCAAAATGTTCCGTGAAACGTTGTCGGACATGCGGATAAAACAAAGCATGAGTCGACGGGGAAACTGCTGGGATAACGCTCCGATGGAACGTTTCTTTGGCAGTTTGAAATCTGAATGGATACCCAAGGCCGGCTACCGAAACGAAGACGAAGCCAGTACCGATGTGTTGCGCTACCTGACCCACTATTACAATCGGATCAGGCTGCACAGCCACAACGGTTATAGGACTCCGGTAGCCATGGAGGCCCTGGCGGCATGA
- a CDS encoding histidine phosphatase family protein, which yields MQTTRLTLICHARTVAQKLACFPTNEPVENSGLASAELAERFDAARRLICAPELRTRQTAAWFGADAQVDEALRDCDWGRWHGISIKALQASEAEALHTWLEDPQTSPHGGESVAQLCERVAQWLASLQTTPEHVVAVTHPFVIRAALIHVMRCSAFHDIDVEPLSMLELRFTGRWRLCLKGAL from the coding sequence GTGCAGACCACTCGTTTGACATTGATTTGCCATGCGCGAACCGTCGCACAGAAATTGGCGTGTTTTCCTACGAATGAACCTGTTGAAAATAGCGGTCTGGCATCGGCCGAATTGGCGGAACGTTTCGACGCCGCGCGACGCTTGATTTGCGCGCCGGAGTTGCGCACGCGCCAGACAGCGGCGTGGTTTGGCGCGGACGCGCAGGTTGATGAGGCGCTGCGTGATTGTGATTGGGGGCGCTGGCACGGCATCTCGATCAAAGCCCTGCAAGCCTCGGAAGCAGAAGCGCTGCACACCTGGCTCGAAGACCCGCAAACCAGCCCCCACGGCGGTGAGTCGGTGGCGCAGTTGTGTGAGCGTGTGGCGCAATGGCTGGCCAGTCTGCAAACCACGCCGGAACATGTAGTGGCGGTGACGCATCCGTTTGTCATCCGCGCTGCGCTGATCCACGTGATGCGCTGTTCGGCGTTCCATGACATTGATGTCGAACCATTGTCGATGCTCGAACTGCGCTTCACCGGGCGCTGGCGCCTGTGTCTTAAAGGAGCTTTGTGA